In Colletotrichum higginsianum IMI 349063 chromosome 1, whole genome shotgun sequence, the DNA window GGACATGGGACGCTGGTGGGATAGGATGGAATGCGGCGCGGCAACTCAATGGACTGGACCTTCCTCTCGTCTCTGTCCTACTCACAGAGTACACTTGCGCAGATCCAAGGGGATACCTTAGGACCGACTGGATTGGGTAGGTAGCCGAGTACTGTAATCTGTAATCTGTACTCTGCAGTCTCCTACGCAGATAGCAACGTGGTTTCCGACAAGGGACGAGGTGGAAAGAGTGCCGAGGGAGCACAACACGCACCCGCTTCCTTGCTTGGATCCCCTCCCCTACTCACGccccttcctccttccttctcttctctgATAAGTGACTGAGTGATTCCTCCGTGTTGTTCGCATACAAAAGAACTCTCTTTCGCCGCAGACGCATCTCGCTCTTGACGTTCGACAATACTCTTCTCTCTCCATTTCGACTTacttctcctccctctgtGATACCCCCATCCTCTCTTCTCCAATTACTGTAGACCGCAATCATGGCCGACGTCAAGCAGACCACCCGCACCTTCACCCTCAACACGGGCGACAAGATCCCCGCCATCGGTCTGGGCACCTGGCAGTCCAAGCCGAACGAGGTcaagctcgccgtcgaggccgccctgaAGAACGGCTACCGCCACATCGACACCGCCTTCGCCTACGGCAATGAGAAGGAGGTCGGTGACGGCATCAAGGCCTCGGGCGTGCCCCGCGAGGACATCTGGCTCACCACCAAGCTCGACAACCCTTGGCATAAGCGCGTCCCGGAGGCCATTGCCAAGTCCCTTGAGAACCTCCAGACCGACTACGTCGACCTCTACCTCATGCACTGGCCTTCCAGCACCGACCCCGACGACCTGAAGAAGCACTACCCCGACTGGGACTTTGTCGACACCTGGCGCGAGCTGCAGAAGCTCGTCGGCACCGGCAAGGTCAGGAACATTGGTGTCTCCAACTTTGGCCTCACCCACCTCGAGCGCCTCCTCAACGACCCCCAGACCAAGGTGAGTCGCAGCTGTCTTCTGCGACGGTCCTCCGTCCGTTATGGGAGAACAAACTTCGGCCACTGACACAGAACCCAAGGTCGTCCCCGCGGTGAACCAGGTCGAGCTCCACCCTTGCAACCCTTCGCCCAAGCTCCTCGACTACTGCAAGTCCAAGGGCATCCACGCCACTGCCTACTCGTGCCTCGGCAGCACCGACTCGCCCCTCTACACCAACCAGACCCTGCTTGAAATCGCAAAGGCCAAGGGCCGCACTCCCCAGCAGGTCCTCCTCCAGTGGGGCCTCGCCAGAGATGTCAGCGTCATCCCCAAGTCCGTCTCTGAGGGCCGCATCAAGGCCAActacgacctcgacggctgGTCCCtgaccgacgacgagatcaGCAAGATCTCGGCTATCCCCGACCGCTTCAAGGTCTGCGACGGCACCTTCCTTCCGGATGGCGTCAAGGTCTTTTTCGGTGATGATGAGTAAACGTGCGGGTTAGATAAACAGGGCGGTGTGGTTATGACCAGGTAGAAACTCATATGATGAGTATGAGAAATggacaagaaaaaaaagggagtAAAACAGCGCTACGGCGTGACAAACTGCTGCGATAGGCGGCAGCTCGGACTCGAACGTCCCCATACACGAAACGAATAAATCACGTTCAAATTTCTCTTTTTTGGGGGTTGAAACCCTTCTTCAAAGCTTGGACTTGTGCTTCTCTTCCCTCATGATATCGGCCACGTTCTCCCGCAGCTCCTTGGCAAAGTgctcggcgtcctcctcgtccagctcctcccTCCGGCCGCGGCCAAACATGGTGAAGCTCTCGCTATAGCGGCCGCTCGCACGGATCTCAGGGCGCGGAATGAGATGGAAGTGCATGTGCATGACGacttgggcggcggcggcgccgttgttCTGCACGACATTCCAGTCTTCAACGCCTGTCGTGCGGGCGAGCGCGTTGGACAGCACGCGCAGGTAGCGGCCCATCTCGGCCGACTCATCGGGCGAGGCATCGGTGAGCTTCGGGCGGTGCGAGCGAGGGCAGAGAAGGAGGTGGCCGCGTGATAGCGGGAGGATATCGAGGAAAGCGATGAGGGTCGGGGTCGAGAGCACGACAAAGGCGGGCGTCGGGATGCGGTTCGGATCGAGCGTCGCGTCGTCCTGGGGCGGCGTCGCAGGATCGTAGGCCGGGTACTCGGTCGCGATCACGCAGAATGGGCATTGCGATTCGGGTGGCTCCACACCGGCGTCAAACTGTGCGGCGGGCGTCATGATGGGCTGCTGGCGAGCGGTGTTGTCGTGATGGGGGTgaaggccgtcgtcgagggtgtCGAAGAAGGATCGGGCATTATTGGGGGGTGCGGGAGTATACAATAGGTTCTGGCTATGTCGGGATCTGAAGCATTACCGTGTCCTCGCTGACCGGATGTGGGACTTGGAAATATTTGACAGTCAACCAGTCGGTGAAGTCATTAAAGAAGGATGGTTCGAAGAGACGGGGGGGGGTGTTTGCTGGCGTGCTGCATGTCCACGATTTGTTTCCTACCAGGTCCCGGCAAGCTGGGCGGAAGTAAACACCGATAACCTCGGGAAGTGGGCCATACCGGAGGTCCCATTCTGCTCCATACCCCGACGGGCTGGGTGCCACAGGTGCCAATGGCCAGGCCTCACACCGCTCAAAACCTTGGTAGGCCGAACCTTTTTTCTGCCGTCCCGATGCGCCTTCACCGCCTAACAAATTGTCATCCAGCCCACCTCTGCATTTCCAATCCAGCCCG includes these proteins:
- a CDS encoding Aldo/keto reductase, encoding MADVKQTTRTFTLNTGDKIPAIGLGTWQSKPNEVKLAVEAALKNGYRHIDTAFAYGNEKEVGDGIKASGVPREDIWLTTKLDNPWHKRVPEAIAKSLENLQTDYVDLYLMHWPSSTDPDDLKKHYPDWDFVDTWRELQKLVGTGKVRNIGVSNFGLTHLERLLNDPQTKVVPAVNQVELHPCNPSPKLLDYCKSKGIHATAYSCLGSTDSPLYTNQTLLEIAKAKGRTPQQVLLQWGLARDVSVIPKSVSEGRIKANYDLDGWSLTDDEISKISAIPDRFKVCDGTFLPDGVKVFFGDDE
- a CDS encoding HIT domain-containing protein; translation: MTPAAQFDAGVEPPESQCPFCVIATEYPAYDPATPPQDDATLDPNRIPTPAFVVLSTPTLIAFLDILPLSRGHLLLCPRSHRPKLTDASPDESAEMGRYLRVLSNALARTTGVEDWNVVQNNGAAAAQVVMHMHFHLIPRPEIRASGRYSESFTMFGRGRREELDEEDAEHFAKELRENVADIMREEKHKSKL